In the genome of Desulfuromonas sp. DDH964, one region contains:
- a CDS encoding glycosyltransferase family 2 protein, with protein sequence MPKVSVIIPCFNQGGYLDEAVNSVLAQTYSDFEIIIVNDGSTDVASNDLLSDYRRPQCRVLLTNNQGLAAARNNGIRAAKGEFILPLDADDRIGPDYLHEAVRILDADPKVGIVYCEAEKFGAQAGRWRLPEFSLRKMLFSNLIFCSAVFRRADWEQVGGYRTNMKSGWEDWDFWLSVLELGREVVKLQQTLFFYRVKEASMIKAMDREVRIAMHHQLIYNHWKLYHAQALPVLRLYHKIMDSSIYRWLKAMNLTRLAANLWVRK encoded by the coding sequence ATGCCCAAAGTTAGCGTCATTATCCCCTGCTTCAATCAGGGGGGCTATCTTGATGAGGCCGTCAATTCTGTGCTGGCACAGACCTACTCTGATTTCGAGATCATCATTGTCAACGACGGCTCAACGGACGTTGCAAGCAACGACCTCCTTTCCGACTACCGGCGGCCTCAATGCCGAGTTTTGCTTACCAATAACCAGGGGCTGGCCGCAGCGCGTAATAATGGGATCCGGGCGGCGAAAGGGGAATTCATCCTCCCTTTGGATGCCGATGACCGGATCGGTCCGGATTATCTGCACGAGGCGGTCCGGATTCTTGATGCCGACCCAAAGGTCGGGATCGTCTACTGCGAGGCCGAGAAGTTCGGTGCGCAGGCCGGGAGATGGCGGCTGCCAGAGTTCTCGTTGCGCAAAATGCTCTTTTCCAATCTGATTTTCTGTTCGGCGGTTTTCCGTCGCGCTGACTGGGAACAGGTGGGGGGGTACCGGACGAACATGAAGTCTGGCTGGGAGGATTGGGACTTCTGGTTGTCGGTTCTGGAACTGGGGCGGGAAGTGGTGAAGCTTCAGCAGACGCTGTTTTTTTATCGCGTCAAGGAGGCGTCGATGATCAAGGCAATGGACCGGGAGGTGCGCATCGCAATGCATCATCAGCTGATATACAACCACTGGAAACTGTATCATGCTCAGGCCCTGCCGGTTCTTCGCCTTTATCACAAAATCATGGATTCGTCGATTTATCGCTGGCTCAAAGCCATGAACCTGACCCGACTTGCGGCAAACTTATGGGTTCGCAAATGA
- a CDS encoding tetratricopeptide repeat protein, whose translation MKVDRKILAGQSLFPLMVLLGLAALVYTRTFGATWTYDDFPVIVDNPDIRSIGAFLKNSYPGRPLREITYLLDYALFGYQPAGWHLQQIFWHGLNGWLVFRLATALQLNRFGRWCAALLFLLHPLQVEVVANLSHRKDALATACCLVGILAYLRYFHGRQWRWLLVAAVAWGLGLAAKQTAVVLPLLFLAYEAVFLPPAQRLLLRRWWPWLTLLALAGAGVGAWFFFFGGLAEYTQAWRGLLVAKSNYFGPAALFLYPLVMIKSWAFMALKLFWPQQLALEYTIAVPGGMTDPFLLGGCLGLFVLVGVFFWSWRHCRSVFFGLSWACFFWVPVSNLWPLVYLAADRYWYTPMAGLALVAGHLAGRLPDRWWRWTGTAIVLMVFGILSWQQTAVWKNPEALWTNAYHVNPNSTFTLNNLGNVNLLKGDLIAARRFYTESVALNPTNGPAHFNLGIIFEQQGELDGALAHYQQFLRLDSPLYRNEAATLRRRLALQYGVRLN comes from the coding sequence ATGAAGGTCGATCGTAAGATTCTGGCGGGTCAAAGCCTCTTCCCGCTGATGGTCCTACTGGGGCTGGCGGCCCTGGTCTATACGCGGACCTTCGGCGCCACCTGGACCTACGACGATTTCCCGGTCATTGTCGATAACCCCGATATCCGGTCGATTGGCGCCTTTCTGAAGAACAGCTACCCTGGGCGGCCGCTGCGCGAGATTACCTATCTGCTCGACTATGCCCTCTTCGGCTACCAGCCGGCCGGCTGGCACCTGCAGCAGATCTTCTGGCACGGGCTCAATGGCTGGCTCGTCTTTCGCCTGGCGACGGCCCTGCAACTGAACCGGTTTGGTCGTTGGTGCGCGGCGCTTCTATTCCTGCTCCATCCCCTGCAGGTGGAGGTGGTGGCCAACCTTTCCCATCGCAAGGATGCTCTGGCCACCGCCTGTTGCCTGGTGGGAATTCTGGCCTATCTGCGATATTTTCATGGCCGCCAGTGGCGCTGGTTGCTTGTCGCCGCCGTTGCCTGGGGGTTGGGTTTGGCGGCTAAACAGACCGCAGTAGTGCTGCCGCTTCTCTTCCTGGCTTATGAAGCCGTGTTTTTGCCCCCGGCGCAGCGGCTGTTATTGCGGCGCTGGTGGCCGTGGTTGACTCTGCTGGCGCTGGCTGGGGCGGGTGTCGGCGCATGGTTTTTTTTCTTCGGTGGGCTCGCCGAATATACTCAGGCCTGGCGCGGCCTGCTCGTCGCCAAATCGAACTATTTCGGACCAGCCGCTCTCTTTCTTTACCCGCTGGTCATGATCAAATCCTGGGCGTTCATGGCGCTCAAGCTCTTCTGGCCACAACAGTTGGCACTGGAATATACCATTGCTGTACCAGGGGGGATGACGGATCCCTTTCTGCTCGGTGGCTGTCTTGGCCTGTTCGTGCTGGTGGGTGTTTTTTTCTGGAGTTGGCGGCATTGCCGGTCGGTATTTTTCGGGCTCTCCTGGGCCTGCTTCTTCTGGGTGCCGGTTTCCAACCTCTGGCCGCTGGTCTATCTGGCGGCAGATCGCTACTGGTACACACCAATGGCGGGACTGGCCCTGGTGGCTGGCCACCTTGCGGGGCGACTTCCAGATCGCTGGTGGCGCTGGACTGGCACGGCAATTGTCCTGATGGTGTTCGGAATTCTCAGCTGGCAACAGACCGCAGTCTGGAAGAACCCCGAGGCGCTCTGGACCAACGCCTACCACGTCAACCCCAATTCGACCTTTACTCTGAATAATCTCGGTAACGTCAATCTGCTCAAGGGGGACCTGATCGCGGCACGCCGCTTCTATACGGAATCGGTCGCCCTGAATCCGACAAACGGCCCGGCTCATTTCAACCTCGGAATTATTTTCGAACAGCAGGGTGAACTGGATGGCGCCCTTGCCCATTATCAACAATTCCTTCGGCTCGACTCGCCCCTCTATCGTAACGAAGCGGCCACCCTGCGCCGGCGACTGGCCTTGCAGTAT
- a CDS encoding glycosyltransferase family 2 protein: MVIVSWNGRHYLEQCLSALGAQIFQNFSVILVDNGSTDGTIDFVRMHFPEVQIIPLEWNGGFAGPNNLGIQRALLEPGIQFIVTLNNDTQPEPDYLAELVACANRHPEAGSIQPKVNNFFTPELIDSTGILIAPNLSAVNRGLKEPDRGQYQREEEIFGSSASAALYTRKALETVALKGKAGTEFFDADYFAYYEDVDLALRLRLAGFVSYYAPAARVWHVHSATGKNYSPLKAFYIHRNQYLNILKNLPAMPMLHAFLLMPGLYWRSLLGSRKGEGAAGQLAKSARNDNQSLYWIVVRGWFQVLRMLPGVLRKRAQVQAKKVVGRKDIAEWFKRFGVDLDRVVAG; this comes from the coding sequence GTGGTCATCGTCAGCTGGAACGGCCGTCATTATCTGGAGCAGTGTCTGTCAGCACTGGGTGCCCAGATTTTTCAGAACTTTTCCGTCATTCTGGTCGACAATGGCTCGACCGATGGCACCATCGACTTTGTTCGCATGCACTTTCCGGAGGTACAGATCATCCCCCTGGAGTGGAACGGCGGTTTTGCCGGACCGAATAATCTGGGGATCCAGCGGGCCCTCCTGGAACCGGGAATCCAATTCATCGTTACATTGAATAACGATACCCAGCCCGAGCCCGACTATCTGGCCGAATTGGTCGCTTGCGCAAATCGCCATCCCGAAGCCGGCTCAATCCAACCCAAGGTGAACAACTTTTTCACCCCGGAGTTGATCGACAGTACCGGGATCTTGATTGCCCCAAACCTCAGCGCGGTCAATCGCGGACTCAAAGAGCCAGATCGGGGGCAGTACCAGCGTGAGGAGGAAATTTTCGGCAGCTCCGCCAGCGCCGCGCTGTATACCCGTAAAGCCCTCGAAACGGTTGCCTTGAAGGGGAAGGCCGGGACAGAGTTCTTCGACGCGGATTATTTCGCCTACTATGAGGACGTCGATCTCGCCTTGCGATTGCGGCTGGCCGGTTTCGTCAGCTATTACGCCCCGGCGGCGAGGGTCTGGCACGTCCACAGTGCTACCGGAAAGAACTACTCGCCATTGAAGGCCTTTTACATCCACCGCAACCAGTACCTGAATATCCTCAAAAATCTCCCGGCAATGCCAATGCTGCATGCTTTTCTGCTGATGCCTGGACTGTACTGGCGATCTCTGCTTGGAAGCCGGAAAGGAGAGGGGGCGGCCGGTCAACTGGCGAAGTCGGCCCGCAACGATAACCAGAGCCTCTATTGGATCGTCGTGCGTGGCTGGTTCCAGGTGTTGCGGATGTTGCCAGGAGTCCTGCGCAAAAGGGCTCAGGTGCAAGCCAAAAAGGTGGTCGGCCGCAAGGATATCGCCGAGTGGTTCAAACGGTTTGGCGTTGATCTGGACAGGGTTGTCGCTGGATGA